From one Cupriavidus oxalaticus genomic stretch:
- a CDS encoding AMP-binding protein: MNDRRDPTIPCAPQPGLADAQRLLGIVRALAAELRPGAQDVSTLGIDHSLERDFGLDSLARAELLTRIEHEYGSRINEEALMAADTPRDLLSLAAHGAAAAIPATMPAVPVVQGAARTAAANRPPDSAATLMDLIDWHAASHGDELYATLQGSGDLSYGSMRAGALAVATGLARQGLAAGDRVALMLPTGRDFFDVFFGALYAGCIPVPLYPPARLSQIEDHMRRSAGILANAEAAILVTAPPAKPLLRLLRPQCAALRQILAPADLSAAGDAPSDAWRRRADDIAFLQYTSGSTGNPKGVVLTHANLLANLRAMERAAHVTAADVFVSWLPLYHDMGLIGACMGSLQVGFRLVLLSPTDFLTRPASWLWAIHQHRGTLSAAPNFAYELCASKIDEKDLAGLDLSSWRLAYNGAEPVSSETIDSFTARFARYGFDRAAMTPVYGLAECSVGLAFPPAGRGPCVDQVDRETLARQGIARAPDRSERKALKLVSSGLPLPGHQIRIADLAGHELPERSLGHVQFQGPSATTGYFRNPDATAALFDGPWLKTGDMGYIAAGELYLAGRLKDIIIRAGQHLFPQELEEAISRVSGVRKGGVAVFPATDARSGTERLVVLAETLEENDDARSQIRTEISHLAVDLMGMPVDEVLLAPPRTVLKTSSGKLRRAACRELYERGEIHGTPRAPWRQLLRIAISGASIQFARFLHQASAWLWAAWVWTVCVVFALPACLMVVLLPGRPLRRRSARASARLGLALTGLSPKIEGLPELGRSAPVVIVANHASYTDVILLTAVLPPHFTFVAKQELQRSQPLALLLGRLGCAFVERFDPARGVEDTSALEKRIIGGESLVFFPEGTFRREPGLMPFRLGAFRCAARARAPVIPIALLGTRSLLRDGRWWPSHASLAFIASEAVFASGDDWQAVLRLRDAARDKIRARLQEPDAAA; the protein is encoded by the coding sequence ATGAATGACAGGCGCGATCCTACTATCCCTTGTGCCCCCCAACCGGGGCTTGCCGATGCGCAACGCCTGCTTGGCATCGTACGCGCGCTGGCGGCTGAGCTGCGGCCCGGTGCGCAGGACGTCAGCACGTTGGGGATAGATCATTCGCTCGAGCGCGATTTCGGCCTGGACAGCTTGGCGCGGGCGGAGCTGCTGACACGTATCGAGCACGAATATGGCAGCAGGATCAATGAAGAAGCACTCATGGCCGCCGATACACCTCGTGACCTGCTCAGTCTGGCAGCGCATGGGGCAGCAGCGGCCATTCCCGCCACGATGCCCGCGGTTCCCGTGGTGCAAGGTGCGGCCAGGACGGCAGCAGCCAACCGGCCGCCAGACAGTGCCGCCACGCTAATGGATCTGATTGACTGGCATGCGGCGTCGCATGGCGATGAGCTATACGCCACCCTCCAGGGGAGCGGCGACCTTAGCTACGGGTCAATGCGGGCGGGCGCGCTTGCCGTAGCCACTGGCCTGGCGCGGCAGGGCCTGGCTGCAGGTGACCGGGTGGCCCTTATGCTGCCGACCGGACGCGACTTCTTCGACGTATTCTTCGGCGCGCTTTATGCGGGTTGCATCCCCGTCCCGCTTTATCCGCCCGCGCGCCTTTCCCAGATCGAGGACCACATGCGGCGCAGCGCCGGGATCCTTGCCAATGCCGAGGCTGCCATCCTCGTGACTGCGCCACCGGCCAAGCCCCTGCTACGCCTGCTGCGCCCACAGTGCGCGGCGCTGCGCCAGATCCTGGCGCCTGCCGATCTCAGCGCCGCTGGTGACGCACCGAGCGACGCATGGCGCCGGCGAGCGGATGACATTGCCTTTCTGCAATACACTTCCGGCAGCACGGGCAACCCAAAAGGGGTCGTGCTGACGCATGCCAATCTACTGGCCAACTTGCGGGCGATGGAGCGTGCCGCGCATGTTACTGCGGCCGATGTCTTTGTGTCGTGGCTGCCGCTGTACCACGACATGGGCCTGATCGGCGCCTGCATGGGGAGCCTGCAGGTCGGATTCCGCCTGGTGCTGCTGTCGCCCACTGATTTCCTGACGCGCCCTGCCTCTTGGCTGTGGGCCATTCACCAGCATCGCGGCACGTTGTCCGCGGCGCCGAACTTCGCCTACGAGCTCTGCGCGAGCAAGATTGATGAAAAGGATCTTGCCGGCCTGGACCTAAGTTCGTGGCGCCTGGCATACAACGGTGCTGAGCCGGTCAGCTCCGAAACCATTGACAGCTTTACCGCACGCTTTGCCAGGTATGGCTTCGATCGCGCCGCCATGACCCCTGTATACGGCCTCGCCGAGTGCTCGGTCGGACTCGCGTTCCCGCCGGCAGGACGTGGGCCGTGCGTCGACCAGGTCGATCGGGAGACGCTCGCGCGCCAGGGTATCGCCCGTGCGCCGGACCGGTCGGAGCGCAAGGCGCTCAAGCTGGTCTCCAGCGGCCTGCCGTTGCCGGGACATCAGATCCGCATCGCCGATCTAGCCGGCCACGAGTTACCCGAACGCTCCCTGGGGCATGTCCAGTTCCAGGGCCCGTCCGCGACCACGGGCTACTTCCGCAACCCCGACGCCACGGCGGCCCTGTTCGATGGCCCATGGCTGAAGACCGGCGACATGGGCTATATCGCAGCCGGCGAGCTTTATCTGGCAGGGCGCCTCAAGGACATCATCATTCGCGCCGGCCAGCACCTGTTTCCGCAGGAACTCGAGGAGGCGATCAGCCGGGTAAGCGGTGTGCGCAAGGGCGGTGTCGCGGTCTTCCCCGCCACCGATGCGCGCTCCGGTACCGAGCGCCTGGTCGTTCTGGCCGAGACCCTTGAAGAGAACGACGATGCCCGCAGCCAGATACGCACGGAAATCAGCCATCTGGCGGTCGATTTGATGGGCATGCCTGTCGACGAAGTGCTGCTGGCGCCGCCGCGCACGGTACTGAAGACGTCCAGCGGAAAGCTGCGCCGTGCCGCCTGCCGGGAGTTGTATGAACGGGGCGAGATCCATGGCACGCCGCGCGCGCCCTGGCGTCAATTGCTACGGATTGCCATCTCTGGCGCAAGCATCCAGTTCGCGCGCTTCCTGCATCAAGCTTCAGCGTGGCTCTGGGCTGCCTGGGTATGGACGGTTTGCGTTGTGTTTGCCCTGCCGGCTTGTCTGATGGTGGTGCTTTTGCCGGGGCGCCCACTGCGCCGGCGGAGCGCGCGAGCCAGCGCCCGGCTCGGCCTCGCGCTGACGGGGTTGTCTCCGAAGATCGAAGGCCTGCCCGAGCTCGGCCGGTCGGCACCGGTCGTCATCGTGGCCAACCACGCCAGCTACACCGATGTGATTTTGCTCACGGCAGTGCTGCCTCCCCACTTCACCTTTGTGGCGAAGCAGGAGCTGCAGCGGAGCCAGCCGCTGGCGCTGCTGCTGGGCAGGCTTGGCTGCGCCTTCGTTGAGCGCTTCGACCCCGCACGTGGGGTCGAAGATACCAGTGCGCTGGAGAAGCGAATCATCGGGGGCGAATCCCTCGTCTTCTTTCCGGAGGGCACGTTCCGGCGAGAGCCCGGACTGATGCCTTTTAGACTGGGGGCGTTCCGGTGCGCCGCCCGCGCGCGGGCACCGGTTATTCCCATCGCCCTGCTCGGCACTCGCTCATTGCTGCGGGACGGGCGCTGGTGGCCGAGTCATGCATCGTTGGCGTTCATTGCGAGCGAAGCGGTCTTCGCATCAGGCGATGACTGGCAAGCAGTATTGCGGCTGCGCGACGCGGCTCGCGACAAGATCCGCGCGAGGCTTCAGGAGCCAGACGCGGCAGCTTGA
- a CDS encoding Hsp20/alpha crystallin family protein, which translates to MSNLRRYDPFSIEPLGDVLQSMLRNWRIAPDTSLPFKVDVAESDASYTIAADLPGVKKEDINVTVDRGTVMISAKLERASEEREGDRVIRQERYSGSMQRAFTLGGNIDSDKIDASFQNGVLRLVLPKKDASPQQRVTIR; encoded by the coding sequence ATGAGCAACCTAAGACGCTATGACCCCTTCTCGATCGAACCGCTTGGCGATGTGCTGCAGAGCATGTTGCGCAACTGGCGAATTGCGCCGGACACATCCTTGCCCTTCAAGGTCGACGTCGCCGAGTCCGACGCCAGCTACACCATCGCCGCTGATCTGCCGGGGGTGAAGAAGGAAGACATCAACGTCACCGTAGACCGCGGCACTGTGATGATCTCGGCCAAGCTCGAGAGGGCGTCTGAAGAACGGGAAGGTGATCGCGTGATCCGGCAGGAGCGCTACAGCGGATCCATGCAACGCGCCTTCACGCTGGGCGGCAACATCGATTCGGACAAGATCGACGCCAGCTTCCAGAACGGTGTGCTTCGGCTCGTACTTCCAAAGAAGGACGCTTCACCGCAACAGCGCGTCACCATCCGCTGA
- a CDS encoding BON domain-containing protein, with protein sequence MKSDYQVQKDVEEELDWDPAIDAASIGVEVHDGIVTLNGHLSSFAEKLAAERATERVSGVRGVVVKLDVSPPSAFPDEAIAHAARDALEWHVHVPSDAIKVRVERGWVTLSGNVNWGYQKNLAERTVGQLRGVVGIINNIRMNERTAPPDVENRIEEALRRHALREAHHISVKVKDGTATLTGRVDSLAERRAAVGAAWSAPGISAVIDQLEARP encoded by the coding sequence ATGAAATCGGATTACCAGGTTCAGAAGGACGTCGAGGAGGAACTCGACTGGGATCCCGCAATTGACGCGGCGTCCATCGGTGTTGAGGTCCATGATGGGATCGTCACGCTAAATGGACACCTGTCCAGTTTCGCTGAGAAGCTTGCAGCCGAGCGGGCTACGGAACGCGTCTCGGGCGTGCGCGGCGTCGTCGTCAAGCTTGACGTGAGTCCGCCCAGCGCTTTCCCCGACGAAGCCATTGCCCACGCGGCACGCGACGCATTGGAGTGGCACGTCCACGTGCCGTCGGACGCTATCAAGGTGCGCGTGGAGCGCGGCTGGGTCACGCTGTCCGGGAACGTCAACTGGGGCTACCAGAAGAATTTGGCTGAACGCACAGTGGGCCAGCTCCGTGGGGTGGTCGGGATCATCAACAACATCCGGATGAACGAAAGGACTGCGCCGCCAGATGTCGAGAATCGCATCGAGGAGGCACTACGCCGCCATGCCCTTCGCGAGGCACACCATATCAGCGTCAAGGTCAAAGACGGCACTGCCACGTTGACCGGCCGCGTGGATTCGCTGGCGGAGCGTCGCGCTGCCGTCGGAGCCGCGTGGTCTGCGCCGGGCATCTCGGCGGTGATCGATCAGCTGGAAGCCAGGCCGTGA
- the ald gene encoding alanine dehydrogenase produces MRIGVPKEIKDQEYRVGLTPASVRELVSRGHKVVVQAGAGTAIGLTDHSYVLAGAKLAGDAAEVYGSAEMIVKVKEPQPGERALLRPGQILYAYLHLAADREQTMDLLNSGAICIAYETVAAPDGSLPLLAPMSEVAGRMSVQVAAAYLEKPQGGMGLLLGGVPGVAPAHVVVIGAGVVGTNAIHIAVGMGARVTVLDRNIDRLRHLGLVYGNRLVTLFSSADSIERALLTADAVIGAVLVPGSEAPKLVTRAMVARMKGNSVVVDVAIDQGGCFETSRPTSHTAPIYVVDDVLHYCVTNMPAAVARTSTFALNNATIGYAMSIADKGWSRALGEDPCLRAGLNVCRGNVTYAAVARAHGCAFVPAEEVLV; encoded by the coding sequence ATGCGAATCGGCGTACCAAAGGAAATCAAGGATCAGGAGTACCGGGTTGGTCTCACCCCGGCCAGCGTACGCGAACTGGTCAGCCGCGGTCACAAGGTGGTAGTGCAGGCCGGCGCCGGCACCGCAATCGGCCTTACCGATCATTCCTACGTGCTGGCCGGTGCCAAGCTGGCCGGAGATGCAGCGGAGGTATACGGCTCCGCGGAGATGATCGTGAAAGTGAAGGAGCCGCAACCGGGCGAGCGGGCGCTGCTTAGGCCCGGGCAGATCCTGTATGCGTACTTGCATCTGGCGGCGGATCGCGAGCAGACCATGGACTTGCTGAACTCCGGCGCCATCTGCATTGCGTACGAGACCGTGGCGGCGCCGGACGGCAGCCTTCCCTTGCTGGCGCCCATGAGCGAGGTGGCCGGCCGCATGTCCGTGCAGGTGGCTGCCGCCTATCTCGAGAAGCCGCAGGGTGGCATGGGCCTGCTACTAGGCGGCGTGCCGGGGGTTGCGCCGGCCCATGTGGTGGTGATTGGCGCTGGCGTGGTGGGCACCAATGCGATTCATATTGCCGTGGGCATGGGCGCGCGTGTCACAGTACTGGACCGGAACATCGATCGCCTGCGGCATCTGGGGCTTGTCTACGGCAATCGACTAGTCACGCTCTTTTCCAGCGCGGACTCCATCGAGCGCGCGCTCCTCACGGCTGATGCGGTCATTGGTGCGGTCTTGGTGCCCGGCTCCGAAGCACCCAAGCTAGTGACGCGCGCTATGGTTGCCCGCATGAAGGGCAATTCGGTGGTGGTGGACGTGGCGATCGATCAAGGGGGTTGCTTTGAGACATCCCGACCCACCAGCCATACGGCACCAATCTATGTCGTCGATGATGTGCTGCACTATTGCGTGACCAACATGCCGGCGGCCGTTGCCAGGACGTCCACCTTTGCCTTGAACAATGCCACCATCGGCTATGCAATGTCGATTGCCGACAAGGGCTGGTCGCGCGCGCTCGGAGAAGATCCTTGCCTGCGCGCCGGCTTGAATGTCTGTCGCGGCAACGTCACCTATGCGGCAGTCGCGCGTGCGCACGGCTGTGCGTTTGTGCCTGCGGAAGAGGTGCTGGTGTAA
- a CDS encoding PAS domain-containing sensor histidine kinase, whose protein sequence is MTSPFAPEGKPLSLKGLPPNAIDIAIGSGTAVLFAALSYLLQARVQQYWEVSSALFASLGAGIGFAVGLFLIHRRRSRYLSGGESRNVVENEARLSAIIRSSVEAIITVDSEQRVVLFNPMAETLFAWPAELAVGRPLGDFIPERFRAAHEEHVRRFGITGVSERQMGRQRALFALRRDGSEFPIEASISQTVEGGTRLFTVMLRDITERARADEALRTNLQRVKESEARLAGIIRSSMEAIISVDSDQRVIQFNPMAEKLFAWPAGQAIGRSLADFIPERFRPAHEEHVRRFGVTGVSDREMGRQRALYALRRDGSEFPIEASISQVADRGTKLYTVMLRDITERVRAEEAMRHSREELQHLSDSILVTREEEKRRIARELHDDLGQRLSAMKMDLAMLGADLKEGRSIECLLEEVAAMNVVIDETVASVRRIASDLRPALLDELGMLPAIEWLANDCAKRYGLSVTVDGADADVSEQVAIAMFRIAQEALSNVVRHANATAVHIHVTRAQGQLELQVQDNGIGWDKKPANDEPRKSLGLLGIRERARLLGGTVSVDSAPGEGFCLEVKIPYERKAFE, encoded by the coding sequence ATGACTAGCCCTTTCGCCCCCGAGGGCAAGCCTCTGTCGCTAAAAGGATTGCCTCCTAATGCTATCGACATCGCGATCGGCAGTGGCACAGCCGTGCTATTTGCGGCGCTGTCGTATCTGCTACAAGCCAGAGTCCAGCAGTATTGGGAGGTCTCGTCTGCGCTGTTCGCATCGCTGGGCGCCGGAATCGGATTTGCCGTTGGCCTGTTCCTGATTCACCGGCGGCGATCCCGCTATCTGTCGGGTGGGGAAAGCCGCAACGTGGTGGAAAATGAAGCACGCTTGTCGGCGATCATCCGTTCATCCGTGGAGGCGATTATCACCGTGGACAGCGAACAGCGCGTGGTGCTCTTCAACCCCATGGCGGAAACCCTGTTCGCGTGGCCAGCCGAACTGGCTGTCGGCCGGCCGCTTGGGGACTTCATCCCCGAGCGCTTTCGGGCTGCTCATGAAGAGCATGTGCGCCGATTTGGTATCACGGGAGTGTCGGAGCGGCAAATGGGGCGTCAACGCGCGCTCTTTGCTTTGCGCCGGGATGGCAGCGAGTTCCCGATCGAGGCGTCCATTTCGCAGACGGTTGAGGGCGGGACCAGGCTGTTCACCGTCATGCTGCGAGACATTACCGAACGTGCGCGTGCCGACGAGGCGCTTCGCACGAATTTGCAACGCGTGAAGGAAAGCGAAGCGCGCTTGGCGGGCATCATTCGGTCGTCCATGGAAGCGATCATTAGCGTCGATAGCGACCAGAGGGTCATCCAGTTCAATCCCATGGCAGAGAAACTGTTTGCATGGCCTGCCGGCCAGGCGATCGGTCGTTCGTTGGCCGACTTTATTCCAGAACGCTTCAGGCCCGCTCACGAAGAGCATGTTCGCCGCTTCGGTGTTACCGGTGTTTCGGACCGCGAAATGGGACGCCAGCGTGCGCTATACGCCTTACGGCGTGACGGCAGCGAGTTTCCCATAGAAGCATCAATCTCACAGGTTGCCGATCGAGGTACCAAGCTGTACACAGTGATGCTGCGCGATATCACCGAACGCGTACGAGCCGAGGAGGCAATGCGGCATTCGCGCGAGGAATTGCAGCACCTGTCGGATAGTATCCTCGTCACTCGCGAGGAGGAAAAGCGTCGGATCGCACGCGAATTACACGACGATCTTGGTCAGCGCCTGAGTGCCATGAAAATGGATCTCGCCATGCTTGGCGCCGACCTGAAAGAGGGAAGGAGTATTGAATGCCTGCTGGAGGAGGTTGCGGCCATGAACGTCGTCATCGACGAAACCGTGGCCTCGGTGCGGCGAATAGCAAGCGACTTGCGGCCCGCTTTGCTTGATGAGCTGGGGATGCTGCCGGCTATTGAGTGGCTTGCCAATGACTGCGCCAAACGCTATGGGCTATCCGTGACTGTCGACGGCGCGGATGCCGACGTGTCCGAGCAAGTGGCAATTGCAATGTTCCGTATCGCCCAGGAGGCGTTGAGCAATGTCGTCCGGCATGCCAACGCGACGGCCGTGCATATTCACGTTACGCGTGCTCAAGGGCAATTGGAGTTGCAGGTGCAAGACAATGGTATTGGTTGGGACAAAAAGCCGGCCAACGATGAGCCCCGGAAATCTCTCGGACTGCTCGGTATCCGGGAGCGTGCACGCTTACTCGGCGGCACAGTCTCCGTCGATAGTGCGCCCGGAGAGGGCTTTTGTCTGGAAGTGAAGATTCCCTATGAAAGGAAGGCATTTGAATGA
- a CDS encoding 1-phosphofructokinase family hexose kinase translates to MTDILTISPNPQVDVATAVDRMNDTCKLRCSDARRDPGGGGINVARVIHRLGGDCLAVFLAGGATGQLLQQLLEAEHVPAVCLGIAGDTRENFSVSESSTGRQFRFILPGPFVAKNEWERCIAYIQALPTPPRYLVMSGSLPSGVPADFYAILAREARARGIRIIVDTSGPALVSVLEEGVTLVKPSLAELRELTGLPLLHECEWRDAACGIVERGQAEMVVLTLGPLGALLVTRDVTLRAQALPALVSSAIGAGDSFVGAMVWALNRNTSVSEAFHYGLAAASATLVSKGTGLCRQPDVHRLYQQHFQA, encoded by the coding sequence ATGACTGACATCTTGACGATTTCACCAAATCCGCAGGTGGATGTCGCGACTGCTGTCGACCGCATGAACGACACCTGCAAGCTAAGGTGTAGTGATGCGAGAAGAGATCCTGGTGGCGGAGGCATCAATGTTGCCCGGGTAATTCACCGTCTCGGCGGCGACTGCCTTGCGGTGTTTCTTGCCGGGGGAGCTACCGGCCAGTTGTTGCAGCAGTTGCTGGAGGCTGAGCACGTGCCAGCGGTCTGCCTCGGGATTGCCGGTGATACTCGCGAAAACTTCTCCGTCAGCGAGTCCTCGACCGGTCGCCAGTTCCGCTTCATTTTGCCAGGACCATTTGTTGCAAAGAACGAATGGGAGAGGTGCATCGCGTACATCCAGGCCCTCCCGACGCCGCCGCGTTACCTCGTCATGAGCGGCAGCCTGCCCTCCGGCGTTCCTGCGGACTTCTACGCGATACTCGCACGCGAAGCTCGCGCGCGCGGCATTCGGATCATCGTCGATACCTCTGGGCCCGCACTCGTTTCCGTACTGGAGGAGGGCGTCACTCTCGTGAAACCGAGCCTGGCGGAACTCAGGGAATTGACCGGCTTGCCGTTGCTGCACGAGTGCGAATGGCGCGATGCCGCCTGCGGGATTGTCGAGCGCGGCCAGGCCGAAATGGTTGTTCTCACTCTCGGCCCGCTCGGCGCGCTGTTGGTCACTCGGGATGTTACGTTACGTGCACAAGCGCTTCCTGCGCTTGTAAGCAGCGCGATCGGGGCAGGGGACAGTTTCGTCGGGGCAATGGTTTGGGCCCTCAACCGTAACACTTCAGTCTCCGAGGCTTTCCATTATGGATTGGCGGCGGCTTCAGCAACGTTGGTCAGCAAAGGAACCGGGCTTTGCCGGCAGCCAGATGTTCATCGCCTATACCAACAACATTTCCAGGCTTAG
- a CDS encoding universal stress protein, translating into MANVVLATDGSVYSDAAAEWLAKGRLFREDLHVHVVHCMPDVSGEVKSYIGKGDLEAWHTEESARVMKSVIDILQNAGVPTVWQGLVGFAPERIVAYARSINALAIVMGTHGRGAFLDAIVGSVASRVIAHTPCPVVLVKPEARPA; encoded by the coding sequence ATGGCAAATGTTGTCCTTGCAACAGACGGCTCAGTCTACAGTGATGCCGCTGCGGAATGGCTCGCGAAGGGGAGACTATTCAGGGAAGACCTCCACGTGCACGTGGTGCACTGTATGCCAGACGTTTCCGGTGAGGTAAAGTCCTACATCGGCAAGGGCGACCTTGAGGCCTGGCATACCGAGGAAAGCGCGCGCGTTATGAAATCCGTGATCGACATCCTGCAAAATGCGGGCGTGCCGACGGTATGGCAGGGCCTGGTTGGCTTTGCTCCCGAGCGTATTGTCGCGTACGCGAGGTCTATCAATGCCTTGGCCATCGTCATGGGGACGCACGGGCGCGGCGCATTCCTTGATGCGATCGTGGGCTCGGTTGCGAGCCGCGTCATCGCACACACGCCATGCCCTGTGGTACTGGTCAAGCCTGAAGCCCGCCCAGCATAG
- a CDS encoding heavy metal translocating P-type ATPase, whose amino-acid sequence MRTGYRDIDLGLLPVAVGTLSGGMLLLAFGHDGAAGMSWAVGALATTAALLVAMVRSLRRKQAGVDILALLAIGLALMLGEFLAAAVLALMIESGKALEAYAQARSQREMSALLSRAPQFANRFEDGEWRTVSLEAVRPGDRLLVRQGELVPVDGALVGQALLDESALTGESLPVRREPGETARSSVLNAGAPFEMVAATTASDSTFAGIARLVQTARAERPPAARLADRYALWFVPVTLLVAGIAWYASGDLRRALAVLVVATPCPLILAVPVAIVAGMSRCARHGVLVKGGGALERLAQASMLFFDKTGTLTRGKTRLAGVDCAPGWVAADLLRLAGSLAQASGHAAAEAIATAARDRGLPLDLPSEVAETAGAGVSGRVGRHAVAVGVPAFAGGSESWPPWCKAALQRAAYEGASVSLATVDGVLVGALQFEDQIRMETPRALRLLRKAGIRRLAMLTGDRRDVAETVGAILGVTEVHAGVSPAEKLAKIEAARHDGIVVMVGDGVNDAPALAAADVGVAMGARGTAASSEAADVVLLVDRLDRLADAIRIARHSRTLAAQSALAGMALSFVAMAAAALGYLPPLAGAVLQEIIDVLVIANALRALRAGEPVEQQGLPAAKAASLDREHMALGPLMEDIRGLADRLPDLPGPSAATELRRLCTALCTTLLPHEQRDDAELYPQLARLIGGDDPLAAMSGMHRELFRLIHVLQRMADDLPPEGPDDSRTRECQRLLYGLEAVLRLHCAQEDELFHTLREDARG is encoded by the coding sequence ATGCGTACTGGATATCGCGACATTGACCTCGGTCTGCTGCCAGTCGCAGTTGGCACACTGAGTGGCGGCATGCTGCTGCTCGCCTTCGGCCATGATGGCGCCGCGGGCATGTCCTGGGCAGTGGGCGCATTGGCCACCACGGCAGCCTTGCTGGTTGCCATGGTGCGATCACTGCGGCGCAAGCAAGCTGGTGTCGATATCCTCGCGCTCCTGGCGATCGGGCTGGCGCTTATGCTTGGCGAGTTTCTCGCCGCCGCCGTGCTCGCCTTGATGATTGAAAGCGGCAAGGCACTGGAGGCTTATGCGCAGGCGCGTTCCCAGCGTGAGATGAGCGCTCTGCTCAGTCGTGCCCCGCAGTTTGCCAACCGGTTCGAGGATGGTGAATGGCGTACCGTCTCGCTGGAGGCCGTCCGACCGGGCGATCGCCTCCTGGTCCGACAGGGAGAATTGGTGCCGGTCGATGGCGCGCTGGTGGGACAGGCGCTGCTGGACGAATCTGCACTGACCGGAGAATCGCTGCCGGTAAGACGTGAACCTGGTGAGACCGCGCGCAGCAGTGTGCTGAATGCCGGCGCTCCATTTGAGATGGTGGCGGCCACGACCGCATCGGACAGCACCTTCGCCGGGATTGCCAGGCTGGTGCAAACCGCCCGCGCTGAACGCCCGCCCGCGGCTCGGCTGGCTGACCGTTACGCTCTGTGGTTCGTGCCAGTCACCCTGCTGGTTGCCGGGATCGCCTGGTACGCCAGCGGAGATCTCCGCCGGGCGCTGGCAGTGCTGGTGGTCGCTACACCGTGTCCGCTGATATTGGCGGTGCCAGTGGCAATTGTTGCCGGCATGTCGCGTTGTGCCCGGCACGGCGTGCTGGTAAAGGGTGGTGGTGCGCTGGAGCGACTGGCACAGGCCAGCATGCTGTTCTTCGACAAGACCGGGACGCTTACGCGGGGCAAGACGCGGCTGGCTGGCGTCGATTGCGCACCCGGCTGGGTGGCAGCGGACTTGCTGCGCCTTGCCGGCTCGCTGGCGCAGGCTTCTGGCCATGCCGCCGCGGAAGCGATTGCGACTGCGGCACGCGATCGGGGACTGCCTCTGGATCTGCCGTCGGAGGTGGCTGAGACCGCCGGTGCTGGCGTTTCGGGGCGCGTCGGCCGGCATGCCGTTGCAGTAGGCGTGCCTGCATTCGCCGGCGGATCAGAAAGCTGGCCGCCTTGGTGCAAGGCCGCGCTGCAGCGCGCGGCCTATGAAGGCGCATCAGTCTCGCTCGCGACGGTCGACGGCGTACTGGTCGGAGCACTGCAGTTCGAAGACCAGATACGGATGGAGACACCCCGCGCGCTGCGCTTGCTGCGCAAGGCCGGCATTCGCCGCCTGGCCATGCTGACGGGAGACAGGCGCGACGTCGCGGAGACGGTTGGCGCGATTCTCGGTGTCACGGAAGTCCATGCAGGCGTCAGCCCCGCCGAGAAACTGGCGAAGATCGAAGCGGCGCGCCATGATGGCATCGTCGTGATGGTGGGAGACGGCGTCAATGATGCGCCGGCGCTGGCGGCAGCGGATGTCGGCGTCGCCATGGGGGCGCGGGGCACTGCGGCGTCTTCGGAAGCCGCGGACGTCGTACTGCTCGTCGACCGCCTGGACCGGCTGGCAGATGCGATACGCATTGCCCGGCACTCGCGCACACTTGCCGCTCAAAGCGCCTTGGCCGGCATGGCCCTGTCTTTTGTCGCGATGGCGGCGGCTGCGCTCGGCTATCTTCCGCCGCTGGCGGGCGCAGTGTTGCAGGAGATCATCGATGTGTTGGTCATCGCCAACGCGCTGCGAGCGCTCCGCGCCGGCGAGCCGGTAGAGCAACAAGGGTTGCCCGCTGCCAAGGCCGCAAGCCTGGACCGAGAGCATATGGCGCTCGGTCCTCTGATGGAGGATATTCGCGGACTTGCGGACAGGTTGCCCGATCTGCCCGGACCGTCGGCCGCCACCGAATTGCGCCGTCTGTGCACTGCCCTCTGCACGACGCTCCTGCCCCACGAACAGCGCGATGACGCCGAACTTTACCCGCAACTGGCGAGACTCATAGGAGGGGATGACCCTCTGGCAGCGATGAGCGGCATGCATCGCGAACTCTTCCGACTGATTCATGTCCTCCAACGGATGGCGGACGATCTGCCGCCGGAGGGACCTGACGACAGCCGGACCAGGGAGTGCCAGCGGTTGCTCTACGGGCTCGAGGCGGTATTGCGTCTGCACTGCGCGCAGGAAGACGAGCTGTTCCACACACTACGCGAAGATGCGCGCGGATGA